A part of Clupea harengus unplaced genomic scaffold, Ch_v2.0.2, whole genome shotgun sequence genomic DNA contains:
- the LOC122131505 gene encoding rho guanine nucleotide exchange factor 11-like, giving the protein MSVRHPTSTLDSVSRAAVKKQTHLPSPFAAWLSSLTIGDSERKASAGQQKDPLPDITTEGTGAGLVQRCVVVQKDQLGFGFTVCGERIKLVQNVRPGGAAVKAGVHEGDRIIKVNGSLVSSMSHQEVVKLIKSGTYVALTLQGPAPSAAAVPSRQHRRPRPPRCPLHTRGSLHSQITGPKPLQDPEVQKHASEILRKMLEQEEAELQDLLEELSRNPTPSLEERIGSAKRRAHQVRGKLHQDLDGKRSESVTNYFTAGEGRLSVESSEGDFEVCESPHSSPSCSSLRIPLHRRQGSDTHSTPEPGGKAQIIGPEEEEEDEDGYTFNEVDGPFQDLELLKSRPAHMTVFMRYVFSQLLDPNPLLFYLSVEAYLGSSTKDARNLAPQICSHFLDHDAPLKIKAREEYLTDIESRLQAQEDIRGPLSELQQQVLPDIQDQIQDYRSKQMMGLGSLFGESDLQQLDGDPAKERQVVERQVTALWEILSKHEEDRSSPLASAVLLYLRHSGIKLRDSRVFPGLTSEKEKWLPFFPKPKRLSSGRKEKDGEDKRRNPILKYIGKPRSTSQSTFHVPLSPSEGTFAFFHFETTFIFHTVFIKIPQPLFLIFLISP; this is encoded by the exons GCTGAGCAGCTTAACCATCGGGGACTCGGAGCGCAAGGCTTCAGCCGGCCAACAGAAGGACCCCCTGCCAGACATCACCACTGAGGGAACAG gtGCTGGACTGGTGCAGAGATGTGTGGTGGTCCAGAAGGATCAGTTGGGTTTTGGCTTCACTGTATGTGGGGAGAGGATCAAACTGGTCCAGAATGTCAGGCCAG GTGGTGCAGCGGTCAAGGCCGGCGTGCATGAGGGGGACCGGATCATCAAG GTCAATGGCTCGCTCGTCTCGTCTATGTCTCACCAGGAGGTGGTGAAGCTCATCAAAT ctgGGACGTATGTGGCTCTGACCCTGCAAGGTCCAGCCCCCTCTGCAGCAGCCGTCCCCTCAA GACAGCATCGCCGCCCCCGGCCCCCCCGCTGCCCCCTCCACACCAGGGGCTCCTTGCACAGCCAAATCACCGGACCCAAACCGCTTCAG GACCCAGAGGTACAGAAGCACGCCTCTGAGATCCTCAGGAAGATGCTGGAACAGGAAGAGGCGGAGCTTCAG GACTTGCTAGAAGAGTTGTCGCGGAATCCCACCCCTTCCTTGGAGGAGCGAATAGGGAGTGCGAAGAGGCGGGCCCATCAGGTCCGAGGCAAACTTCATCAGGATCTG gATGGAAAGCGATCTGAATCAGTGACAAACTATTTCACCGCAGGAGAAG GGCGACTATCGGTGGAGTCCAGTGAAGGAGACTTTGAG gtgtgtgagagcccccactcctccccctcctgctcctccctccGGATCCCCCTGCACCGGAGACAAGGctccgacacacacagcacccctgagccg GGTGGGAAGGCCCAGATCATTGgcccagaggaggaagaggaggatgaggatggataCACTTTCAACGAG gtggacGGTCCCTTCCAGGATCTGGAGCTGTTGAAATCTCGTCCAGCTCACATGACCGTCTTCATGAGATACGTCTTCAGCCAGCTACTTGATCCCAACCCACTG cTCTTCTACCTCTCTGTGGAGGCGTACCTGGGCTCCAGCACTAAGGATGCTCGCAACCTGGCGCCTCAGATCTGCTCCCACTTCCTGGATCACGATGCT CCGCTCAAAATAAAAGCAAGAGAGGAGTACCTGACAGATATCg AGAGCCGTCTCCAAGCTCAGGAGGACATCAGAGGGCCGCTCTCTGAGCTCCAGCAGCAAGTCCTACCCGACATCCAGGACCAGATCCAGGACTacag gagtAAGCAGATGATGGGTCTGGGTTCTCTGTTTGGGGAGAGCGACCTGCAGCAGCTGGATGGAGACCCGGCCAAGGAGAGGCAGGTGGTGGAGAGGCAGGTCACTGCCCTCTGGGAGAtcct cTCAAAGCACGAGGAAGACCGAAG TTCCCCTCTGGCGTCTGCTGTGTTGCTCTATCTGAGGCATTCGGGCATTAAGCTGCGGGACTCGCGGGTCTTCCCCGGTCTCACGTCCGAGAAGGAGAAGTGGCTCCCCTTCTTCCCCAAGCCTAAGAGG CTAAGCAGCGGCAGGAAGGAGAAGGATGGCGAGGACAAGAGGAGGAACCCCATCCTGAAGTACATCGGCAAACCCAGGAGCACGTCACAGTCCA cGTTCCATGTCCCATTGTCCCCCTCAGAAGGTACTTTTGCGTTCTTTCATTTTGAAACGACTTTCATATTTCATACGGTTTTCATCAAAATACCCCAACCCCTCTTCCTTATATTTCTCATTTCCCCTTAG